In Streptomyces sp. NBC_00306, a single genomic region encodes these proteins:
- a CDS encoding PIG-L family deacetylase, whose protein sequence is MSAPSLLAVYAHPDDESLWSGGALARHAAAGGRTAVVTTTWAEDTARAAELAEALRILGAGTPRMLGYADARAQESAPGRMRFCDAPLDETVERLVAHIREFRPRVVVTHDAYGGLTGHPDHLHTHRVTLIAVHAAGLDQLYRQAGKPWQPSALYLATHPHSAVPSLADHLTRPGRLTEMTMRSVPDSHITATLDVRPWLEQKTAAVLAHRTEVQRGAAPGLLANLPRATRDEFLGTEYYIRHSLRPPTAHQTELTT, encoded by the coding sequence ATGTCTGCTCCGAGCCTGCTCGCCGTCTACGCCCACCCGGACGACGAGTCCCTCTGGTCCGGCGGAGCACTCGCCCGCCACGCGGCCGCAGGTGGCCGCACCGCTGTCGTCACCACGACCTGGGCCGAGGACACCGCCCGCGCCGCGGAACTGGCCGAGGCGCTCCGGATCCTCGGCGCCGGCACACCGCGCATGCTCGGATACGCCGACGCGAGAGCACAGGAATCGGCCCCGGGCAGGATGCGCTTCTGCGACGCACCGCTCGACGAGACGGTGGAGCGGCTGGTCGCGCACATACGCGAGTTCCGTCCCCGGGTCGTGGTCACCCATGACGCCTACGGCGGACTCACCGGCCACCCGGACCACCTGCACACGCACCGGGTCACCCTGATCGCTGTCCACGCGGCCGGCCTCGATCAGCTCTACCGACAGGCCGGCAAACCCTGGCAGCCCAGCGCCCTCTACCTGGCCACACACCCCCACTCGGCGGTTCCCTCACTCGCCGACCACCTCACCCGACCGGGCAGACTCACCGAGATGACCATGCGCAGCGTCCCGGACAGCCACATCACGGCCACCCTGGATGTCCGCCCCTGGCTGGAGCAGAAGACCGCCGCCGTACTCGCCCACCGCACCGAGGTGCAACGTGGAGCCGCACCCGGCCTGCTCGCCAACCTCCCACGGGCCACCCGAGACGAGTTCCTCGGCACTGAGTACTACATCCGCCACAGCCTCCGTCCCCCGACCGCGCACCAGACGGAACTCACCACCTAG
- a CDS encoding VOC family protein — MLRIGSVVMGVSDVRRAATFWTRALDYVPRDEMEDDWVVLIPARGAGPRLSLGRSETPVQDRPRIHLDLYAGDASDQAAEVERLVSLGARRIDWDSYPQDADFVVLADPDGNRFCVIDTGADV; from the coding sequence ATGCTGCGTATCGGATCGGTCGTGATGGGGGTCTCGGACGTACGCCGCGCCGCGACGTTCTGGACCAGGGCCCTGGACTACGTGCCACGGGACGAGATGGAAGACGACTGGGTGGTCCTGATCCCGGCGCGGGGGGCCGGGCCCCGGCTCTCGCTCGGCCGAAGCGAGACGCCGGTGCAGGACCGTCCGCGGATCCATCTGGACCTGTACGCGGGGGACGCGTCCGACCAGGCGGCGGAGGTCGAGCGGCTGGTGTCCCTCGGCGCGCGGCGGATCGACTGGGACAGCTACCCGCAGGACGCGGACTTCGTGGTGCTGGCCGACCCTGACGGGAATCGATTCTGCGTGATCGACACCGGCGCCGACGTGTGA
- a CDS encoding carbohydrate ABC transporter permease, which yields MSGHSTIERRPSPPPAKTPAPEPTRAAAPRRRSISRLTGLLGNGVVQAILIVVALVWITPLAGLFLSSMRSDGDNAVKGWWTALTDPGQLSLDNYTALFADSGITQAFWNTVLISVPTTALVVIIAALAGYAFAWLEFPGRNAIFLVVVGLLVVPVQIGLLPVAKLFGTIGLFGTIPGVILFHVAYGLPFAIFLLRNYFAEIPREMLEAARMDGGGEWRIFTRLILPLGRPALASLAIFQFLWVWNDMLVALLFADSESQPLTVALQSEMRQFGSNIGVLAPGAFLSLVVPLVVFFAFQRHFVQGVMAGSVK from the coding sequence ATGAGCGGCCACAGCACGATCGAGCGCCGGCCGTCCCCGCCGCCGGCCAAGACCCCGGCCCCCGAGCCCACCCGGGCGGCAGCCCCCCGCCGGCGCAGTATCAGCAGGCTCACCGGGCTCCTGGGCAACGGAGTCGTCCAGGCGATCCTGATCGTCGTCGCACTCGTCTGGATCACCCCGCTGGCCGGGCTGTTCCTGTCGTCGATGCGATCCGACGGCGACAACGCGGTCAAGGGCTGGTGGACGGCGCTGACCGACCCCGGTCAGCTGTCCCTGGACAACTACACCGCCCTGTTCGCTGATTCCGGCATCACCCAGGCCTTCTGGAACACCGTGCTGATCTCGGTGCCGACCACCGCACTGGTCGTCATCATCGCCGCACTGGCCGGATACGCCTTCGCCTGGCTGGAGTTCCCCGGCCGCAACGCGATCTTCCTGGTCGTCGTCGGGCTCCTCGTGGTGCCGGTCCAGATCGGACTGCTGCCGGTCGCCAAGCTGTTCGGCACGATCGGACTCTTCGGCACCATCCCGGGCGTGATCCTCTTCCACGTCGCCTACGGTCTCCCGTTCGCGATCTTCCTGCTCCGCAACTACTTCGCGGAGATCCCCCGCGAAATGCTGGAGGCCGCGCGGATGGACGGCGGCGGAGAGTGGCGCATCTTCACCCGCCTGATCCTGCCGCTCGGCCGGCCGGCCCTGGCCAGTCTGGCGATCTTCCAGTTCCTCTGGGTCTGGAACGACATGCTGGTGGCGCTGCTCTTCGCGGACAGCGAGTCCCAGCCGCTGACGGTCGCCCTCCAGTCCGAGATGAGGCAGTTCGGCAGCAACATCGGCGTCCTGGCCCCGGGAGCCTTCCTCTCGCTCGTGGTCCCGCTGGTGGTGTTCTTCGCCTTCCAGCGGCACTTCGTCCAGGGCGTGATGGCGGGATCGGTCAAATAG
- a CDS encoding carbohydrate ABC transporter permease, which translates to MAVLASARAANPRRRAQLKKRNIAVVFVLPALLLLGALVVYPVLFSAGRSLFDASGDRFVGGQNYAEIFSDPATLKAIRNSTIWVVVAPVLLTGLGLVLAVLTEKVRWATAFKLVLFLPMAVSFLAAGIIFRLAYEEDPNKGVLNAVAVGVHDAFDDRSAYPTARARQGFGLAADKGGSYRTADAVAPGTSVTLGFVGVAPDKMPAEAKPARAAGSAAPAAGELSGVVYHDFTPGGGGRPGKVDPAEKGLPGMSVEAVRDGKVAAKATTAADGSFTFTGLKDGSYTVRLPAENFAAPYQGISWLGPALVTPAIIGAYLWIWTGFSMVLIGAGLAALPRDALEAARMDGANEWQIFRRITVPLLAPVLTVVFVTLVINVMKVFDLVYIIAPGPVQEEANVLATRMWLVSFGGGNNQGLGSAISVLLLLLVVPAMIFNVRRFRRSGA; encoded by the coding sequence ATGGCTGTTCTCGCATCCGCCCGCGCCGCGAACCCACGGCGCCGCGCCCAGCTCAAGAAGCGCAACATCGCGGTGGTGTTCGTCCTCCCCGCCCTGCTGCTGCTCGGTGCCCTCGTCGTCTACCCGGTGCTCTTCTCCGCCGGCCGCAGCCTCTTCGACGCCAGTGGTGACCGCTTCGTCGGCGGTCAGAACTACGCCGAGATATTCAGCGACCCGGCCACCCTCAAGGCCATCCGCAACAGCACCATCTGGGTCGTCGTCGCCCCGGTGCTGCTGACCGGCCTCGGACTCGTCCTCGCCGTGCTCACCGAGAAGGTGCGCTGGGCGACCGCCTTCAAACTGGTCCTCTTCCTGCCGATGGCGGTGTCGTTCCTGGCGGCCGGCATCATCTTCCGCCTCGCGTACGAGGAGGACCCGAACAAGGGCGTGCTCAACGCCGTCGCCGTCGGCGTCCACGACGCCTTCGACGACCGGTCCGCCTATCCGACGGCCCGGGCCCGGCAAGGGTTCGGCCTCGCCGCCGACAAGGGCGGTTCGTACCGTACGGCCGACGCGGTCGCCCCCGGCACATCAGTCACGCTCGGCTTCGTCGGGGTCGCACCCGACAAGATGCCCGCCGAGGCGAAGCCCGCACGGGCCGCCGGCTCCGCGGCACCGGCCGCGGGCGAGCTCAGCGGTGTGGTCTACCACGACTTCACGCCCGGAGGCGGCGGGCGCCCGGGCAAGGTCGACCCGGCCGAGAAGGGGCTTCCGGGCATGTCGGTGGAGGCCGTACGGGACGGAAAGGTGGCCGCGAAGGCCACCACCGCCGCCGACGGGTCCTTCACCTTCACGGGCCTGAAGGACGGTTCGTACACCGTCCGTCTCCCGGCGGAGAACTTCGCCGCCCCGTACCAGGGCATCTCCTGGCTTGGGCCCGCACTGGTCACCCCGGCGATCATCGGCGCCTATCTGTGGATCTGGACCGGCTTCTCCATGGTGCTGATCGGCGCGGGACTCGCCGCGCTGCCGCGGGACGCGCTGGAGGCGGCCCGGATGGACGGCGCCAACGAGTGGCAGATCTTCCGCAGGATCACGGTCCCGCTGCTCGCCCCGGTGCTCACGGTCGTCTTCGTGACCCTGGTGATCAACGTGATGAAGGTCTTCGACCTCGTCTACATCATCGCGCCGGGGCCCGTGCAGGAAGAGGCCAACGTGCTGGCGACCCGGATGTGGCTGGTGTCCTTCGGCGGCGGCAACAACCAGGGACTCGGCAGTGCCATCAGCGTCCTCCTTCTGCTGCTGGTCGTCCCCGCCATGATCTTCAACGTCCGGCGCTTCCGAAGGAGCGGAGCATGA
- a CDS encoding ABC transporter substrate-binding protein, translating to MRRPSINRRTAAAASAALTLAVGATACGGTTGPASGGKPLDGQTVTIAGVWTGSEQKNFRKVLDAFTEETGAKTVFVPTGDNVSTFVGSKIEGGNAPDVAMVPQVGVLQQFAKEGWLAPLSKKAATTASANLASVWKEYGTVDKTYYGLYFKAAHKSTVWYSPSAFEQAGVAEPKSYTEMVKTGRTIADSGLPGFSVAGEDGWTLTDWFENIYLSQAGPEKYDQLATHTLPWTDASVVKALTTLGEVFKDKQLVAGGAAGALRTDFPGSVEQVFGPEPKAGMVYEGDFVGGMAKDDFGKKLGEDAKFFPFPAVDSGKAPVVSGGDAAVVLKDGKNQKAAHQLLEFLATPEAASVWAGAGGFLSPNKDVDFASYGDDTTRATAKSLIQAGDSVRFDMSDQAPAAFGGTKGTGEWKLLQDFLRDPSDPKATAARLEAAAAKAYKS from the coding sequence ATGCGACGACCCTCGATCAACCGGCGTACAGCAGCAGCCGCTTCGGCCGCACTCACCCTCGCCGTCGGCGCCACGGCCTGCGGCGGCACCACCGGACCGGCGAGCGGCGGCAAGCCCCTCGACGGCCAGACCGTGACCATCGCCGGTGTGTGGACGGGCAGCGAGCAGAAGAACTTCCGCAAGGTGCTCGACGCCTTCACCGAGGAGACCGGCGCCAAGACGGTCTTCGTGCCCACCGGCGACAACGTCTCCACCTTCGTCGGCAGCAAGATCGAGGGCGGCAACGCCCCGGACGTCGCCATGGTCCCGCAGGTGGGCGTACTCCAGCAGTTCGCGAAGGAGGGCTGGCTCGCACCGCTGTCGAAGAAGGCGGCGACGACCGCCTCCGCCAACCTCGCCTCGGTCTGGAAGGAGTACGGGACCGTCGACAAGACCTACTACGGCCTCTACTTCAAGGCCGCGCACAAGTCGACCGTCTGGTACAGCCCGAGCGCCTTCGAACAGGCCGGCGTCGCGGAGCCCAAGAGCTACACCGAGATGGTGAAGACCGGCCGCACGATCGCCGACTCCGGACTCCCCGGCTTCTCCGTCGCCGGCGAGGACGGCTGGACCCTCACCGACTGGTTCGAGAACATCTACCTCTCCCAGGCCGGACCCGAGAAGTACGACCAGCTCGCCACCCACACCCTGCCCTGGACCGACGCCAGCGTCGTCAAGGCACTCACCACGCTCGGCGAGGTGTTCAAGGACAAGCAGCTCGTCGCCGGAGGCGCGGCCGGCGCGCTGCGCACCGACTTCCCCGGCTCCGTGGAGCAGGTCTTCGGCCCCGAGCCGAAGGCGGGCATGGTCTACGAGGGCGACTTCGTCGGCGGCATGGCCAAGGACGACTTCGGCAAGAAGCTCGGCGAGGACGCCAAGTTCTTCCCGTTTCCAGCCGTCGACAGCGGCAAAGCGCCCGTGGTCAGTGGCGGTGACGCCGCCGTCGTGCTCAAGGACGGCAAGAACCAGAAGGCGGCGCACCAGCTGCTGGAGTTCCTGGCGACTCCCGAAGCGGCTTCCGTGTGGGCCGGCGCCGGCGGCTTCCTGTCGCCCAACAAGGACGTCGATTTCGCCTCGTACGGAGACGACACGACACGCGCCACGGCCAAGTCGCTTATCCAGGCCGGTGACTCGGTCCGCTTCGACATGTCCGACCAGGCCCCGGCCGCATTCGGCGGGACCAAGGGCACGGGTGAGTGGAAGCTCCTCCAGGACTTCCTGCGCGACCCCTCCGACCCCAAGGCCACCGCGGCCCGGCTCGAAGCCGCGGCCGCCAAGGCGTACAAGAGCTGA
- a CDS encoding glycoside hydrolase family 13 protein yields the protein MLTTLPAAPGRSSRTATAWWRDAVIYQVYVRSFLDSTGDGIGDLAGVRAGLPYLRKLGVDGIWLSPFYPSPQHDHGYDVADYRDVDPVYGDLAEFDLLMGDARRLGLKLLLDIVPNHCSSEHPWFREALTAGPGSPARGRFHFADGRGPRGEEPPNNWRAMFGGPAWSRITEPDGTPGQWYLHLFTPQQPDLNWRNPEVGDSFEDVLRFWLDRGVDGFRIDVAAGLYKHPELPDSADPEADERSRDSVNPLAWNQPEVHQVWRRWRSVCEEYAARDGNERLLVGEVSVPTAREHAEYVRPDELHQAFFFDLLSAPWDAGAFRETITEAIRDIAGTGSTVTWVLNNHDQVRTVTRYAGEPGVEGSGLGAARARAAALLMLALPGAAYVYQGEELGLPEVLDLPDEVLTDPIFHRTGSRARIRDGCRVPLPWSGHASPFGFSQGEAGARPWLPQPEWFAAHATDLALADTRSFWHLYREGLQLRRSLPQLGEGSLRWLDTPPQVLAMVRGDGLICAVNFGTDPVPAPVAGTPLLSSGPCPDGMLPGATAAWWTGDCPTA from the coding sequence ATGCTCACCACCCTTCCGGCCGCCCCAGGCCGCTCCTCCCGCACGGCCACCGCATGGTGGCGCGACGCGGTGATCTACCAGGTCTACGTCCGCAGCTTCCTCGACAGCACCGGGGACGGCATCGGCGACCTCGCCGGCGTCCGCGCCGGACTGCCGTACCTGCGCAAGCTCGGCGTCGACGGCATCTGGCTCAGCCCGTTCTACCCCTCGCCGCAGCACGACCACGGATACGACGTCGCCGACTACCGCGACGTCGACCCGGTCTACGGCGACCTCGCCGAATTCGACCTGCTGATGGGCGACGCCCGCAGGCTCGGGCTCAAGCTCCTGCTCGACATCGTCCCCAACCACTGCTCCAGCGAGCACCCGTGGTTCCGCGAGGCCCTCACCGCCGGACCCGGCAGCCCGGCCCGCGGCCGCTTCCACTTCGCCGACGGGCGCGGCCCCCGGGGCGAGGAGCCCCCCAACAACTGGCGCGCGATGTTCGGCGGCCCCGCCTGGAGCCGGATCACCGAGCCCGACGGCACCCCGGGACAGTGGTACCTGCACCTGTTCACCCCGCAGCAGCCCGATCTGAACTGGCGCAACCCCGAAGTCGGCGACTCCTTCGAGGACGTACTCCGCTTCTGGCTCGACCGGGGCGTCGACGGCTTCAGGATCGACGTCGCCGCCGGCCTCTACAAGCACCCCGAACTCCCCGACTCCGCCGACCCCGAGGCGGACGAACGCTCCCGCGACTCGGTCAACCCGCTCGCCTGGAACCAGCCCGAGGTCCACCAGGTGTGGCGCCGCTGGCGATCGGTGTGCGAGGAGTACGCCGCCCGCGACGGCAACGAACGGCTGCTCGTCGGCGAGGTCTCCGTACCGACGGCACGCGAACACGCCGAGTACGTACGGCCCGACGAACTCCACCAGGCGTTCTTCTTCGACCTCCTCAGCGCACCGTGGGACGCCGGCGCGTTCCGCGAGACCATCACCGAGGCGATACGCGACATCGCCGGCACCGGCTCCACCGTCACCTGGGTCCTCAACAACCACGACCAGGTGCGCACGGTCACCCGGTACGCCGGTGAGCCCGGAGTCGAGGGCAGCGGACTCGGCGCCGCACGCGCCCGCGCCGCCGCCCTGCTGATGCTGGCACTGCCCGGAGCCGCGTACGTCTACCAGGGAGAGGAACTCGGCCTCCCCGAAGTCCTGGACCTGCCGGACGAAGTGCTCACCGACCCGATCTTCCACCGCACCGGCAGCCGGGCACGCATCCGCGACGGCTGCCGCGTCCCACTGCCCTGGTCCGGCCACGCCTCCCCGTTCGGCTTCAGCCAGGGCGAGGCCGGTGCCCGGCCGTGGCTGCCGCAGCCCGAGTGGTTCGCCGCGCACGCCACCGACCTGGCACTGGCCGACACCCGCTCCTTCTGGCACCTCTACCGCGAAGGACTCCAACTCCGGCGCAGCCTGCCCCAGTTGGGCGAAGGCTCGCTCCGCTGGCTGGACACGCCGCCGCAGGTGCTGGCCATGGTCCGCGGCGACGGACTGATCTGCGCCGTCAACTTCGGCACCGACCCCGTGCCGGCGCCGGTCGCCGGCACTCCGCTCCTGTCGAGCGGCCCCTGCCCCGACGGCATGCTCCCCGGGGCGACCGCCGCCTGGTGGACGGGCGACTGCCCCACTGCCTGA
- a CDS encoding ABC transporter substrate-binding protein, whose translation MRWMHAAGRGLLVLAVLLAGYAGFGNRAGPAGDGRGPMTLVTAGDLTEYLGPLLDDWNSGHPQEQVTLVELPDSADETRAQMTSELRSGSDRFDVLNIDVAWTSEFAAAGWISPLERDRFPLDSFLAPVVDTATFDSRLYAVPYVTNAGLLYYRKDILEKAGERPPRTWAELARQARTLAPRYGLDGYAGQFLPYEGLTVNATEAVHSAGGSILRDDGARVTVDSAAARDGLEFLASGVREGWISPEARDYKEEESRQAFQDGRLLFLRNWPYVHSEANAPGSKVAGKFGAVPLPGPDGPGTSVLGGSNLAVSSHSRHPESAADLIAYLTSERVQRQVLTEGSLPPVRADLYEDPGLIRAYPYLPTLRQSVLAAEPRPKSPRYDQVSLAVQAVVQDVMALRQTPGQATVRLSRELGSIARRQ comes from the coding sequence ATGCGGTGGATGCATGCCGCGGGTAGGGGGCTCCTCGTACTCGCCGTACTGCTCGCGGGCTACGCGGGCTTCGGTAACCGGGCGGGCCCGGCCGGTGACGGCCGCGGTCCCATGACGCTGGTGACGGCGGGAGATCTGACCGAGTACCTCGGTCCGCTGCTCGACGACTGGAACAGCGGACATCCGCAGGAGCAGGTGACTCTGGTCGAGCTGCCGGACTCGGCGGACGAGACCCGGGCGCAGATGACCAGCGAACTGCGCTCCGGCAGTGACCGTTTCGATGTGCTGAACATCGATGTCGCGTGGACTTCGGAGTTCGCCGCGGCGGGCTGGATCTCCCCGCTGGAGCGCGACCGGTTCCCCCTGGACAGCTTCCTGGCTCCGGTCGTGGACACGGCCACCTTCGACAGCCGCCTGTACGCGGTGCCTTATGTCACCAATGCCGGATTGCTGTACTACCGCAAGGACATCCTGGAGAAGGCGGGCGAACGGCCGCCCCGCACCTGGGCGGAGCTCGCCCGGCAGGCCAGGACCCTCGCCCCCCGCTACGGCCTGGACGGCTATGCGGGCCAGTTCCTGCCGTACGAGGGGCTGACGGTGAACGCCACCGAGGCGGTCCACTCGGCGGGCGGTTCGATCCTCCGTGACGACGGCGCCCGGGTCACGGTGGACTCGGCGGCGGCCCGGGACGGGCTGGAGTTCCTGGCGAGCGGGGTGCGGGAGGGGTGGATCTCCCCCGAGGCCCGTGACTACAAGGAGGAGGAGTCCCGGCAGGCCTTCCAGGACGGCCGGTTGCTCTTCCTGCGGAACTGGCCGTATGTCCACTCGGAGGCCAACGCCCCCGGGTCGAAGGTCGCGGGGAAGTTCGGCGCGGTGCCTCTGCCGGGTCCGGACGGTCCCGGTACCAGTGTGCTCGGCGGCTCCAATTTGGCCGTGAGCAGTCACTCGCGCCATCCGGAGTCCGCCGCCGATCTGATCGCCTATCTGACCAGCGAGCGTGTTCAGCGTCAGGTGCTGACGGAGGGCTCGCTGCCGCCGGTGCGCGCGGACCTGTACGAGGATCCCGGGCTGATCCGGGCGTACCCCTATCTGCCCACACTGCGGCAGAGCGTGCTGGCGGCCGAGCCGCGGCCCAAGAGCCCGCGGTACGACCAGGTGAGCCTGGCGGTGCAGGCCGTCGTGCAGGACGTCATGGCGCTGCGGCAGACGCCCGGGCAGGCCACGGTGCGGCTGTCCCGCGAACTGGGTTCCATCGCCCGCAGGCAGTGA
- a CDS encoding PadR family transcriptional regulator — MRLPLLALLTRGPAHGYELKQDLEKLLGAAYPQPNVGQIYVTLGRLEKAGLIAGEDVEQAGRPNKRTYRLTDAGHEAVLAWFEETTDEPRVRDEFFMKIALAPESGLADPIVLINKQRRQYLNTMRDLSKLAVAEDRDNRISQLLIEGAMLHLQADLDWLERCQEELE, encoded by the coding sequence GTGCGGCTGCCGCTCCTGGCTCTCCTCACCCGTGGACCGGCGCACGGTTACGAGCTCAAGCAGGACCTTGAGAAGCTCCTGGGCGCCGCGTACCCTCAGCCGAACGTCGGCCAGATCTATGTCACCCTGGGGCGGCTGGAAAAGGCCGGTCTGATCGCCGGCGAGGACGTCGAGCAGGCCGGCAGGCCCAACAAACGCACCTACCGGCTCACCGATGCCGGGCACGAGGCCGTACTGGCCTGGTTCGAGGAGACCACCGACGAGCCGAGGGTGCGGGACGAGTTCTTCATGAAGATCGCCCTTGCCCCGGAGTCCGGACTGGCCGACCCGATCGTGCTGATCAACAAGCAGCGTCGGCAGTATCTGAACACCATGCGGGACCTGTCGAAGCTCGCGGTGGCCGAGGACCGGGACAACCGGATCTCCCAGCTGCTGATCGAAGGCGCGATGCTGCATCTGCAGGCCGACCTCGACTGGCTCGAACGCTGTCAGGAGGAGCTGGAATGA
- a CDS encoding ABC transporter ATP-binding protein has product MSDDATPAEPGTTPGERGVVPIVRAEGLTKTHHGEGAPVPAVRGVDLVVQPGEFVAVTGPSGAGKSTLLHLIGGLQRPDSGSLWLDGRQVDGYREARWAMLRRRSIGIVFQFFNLVSDLTVADNVELPALLAGASPRAARESRAELLSELGLEGRKRSMPGELSGGEQQRVALARALVNHPALLLADEPAGSLDSKGTREVLRLLSRFHQRGQTILLVTHDARMASAADRVISFFDGRIADDAALGAGSRATGAGVSGVLELKE; this is encoded by the coding sequence ATGAGCGACGACGCCACTCCCGCCGAGCCGGGCACAACGCCCGGCGAGCGGGGCGTCGTACCGATCGTGCGCGCCGAGGGCCTGACCAAGACCCACCACGGCGAAGGCGCCCCGGTACCGGCCGTGCGCGGGGTGGATCTGGTGGTCCAGCCCGGAGAGTTCGTCGCCGTCACGGGGCCCTCCGGCGCGGGCAAGTCCACGCTGCTCCATCTCATCGGCGGACTTCAGCGGCCCGACAGCGGAAGTCTCTGGCTCGACGGACGCCAGGTCGACGGCTATCGCGAGGCCCGCTGGGCGATGCTGCGCCGGCGCAGCATCGGCATCGTCTTCCAGTTCTTCAATCTGGTCTCCGATCTCACGGTCGCCGACAACGTGGAACTGCCCGCCCTGCTCGCGGGCGCCTCGCCCAGGGCGGCGCGGGAGAGCCGGGCGGAACTGCTCAGCGAACTCGGCCTCGAAGGCCGGAAACGCTCCATGCCCGGCGAACTGTCCGGCGGTGAGCAGCAGCGGGTGGCGCTGGCCCGGGCACTGGTGAACCATCCGGCGCTGCTGCTCGCCGACGAACCGGCGGGCAGCCTGGACAGCAAGGGCACCCGCGAGGTGCTGCGGCTGCTCTCCCGCTTCCACCAGCGTGGCCAGACGATTCTGCTGGTCACCCACGACGCCCGGATGGCCAGTGCGGCCGACCGTGTCATCAGCTTCTTCGACGGGCGAATAGCCGACGACGCGGCACTCGGGGCGGGGTCCCGCGCCACGGGAGCCGGAGTCTCCGGTGTGCTCGAACTGAAGGAGTGA